The DNA segment TCGGCAACCAATTCAATGATTGTTCCAGACTCTACTTCTTTTATTTTCTTCGCCAGCTTAACAATCGGCATCGGGCACATGAGTCCCCTACAGTCTAATACCTCGGTTTTCATATGTGGTCCTCCATAATAGATCACCGGTTTTGCACGGTTGTGCAACAAGTATATATAACCCATTGCTTATAAACTTTTCCAACAAAGGTCGAGAATGGATATGATCCCAGAAAAAATTCTGACAAAAGCATCAAGTTGCCAGGATGTCATTAAGTGTGCCTTCAACCTCAACGACTTTGAATTATTAGTTTATAAGAAATTATCAGAACAAGGTGCCTCGAATGCCAACAGCTTAGCGGCCGCCCTTGGAAAGGAAAGAAGCACGGTTTATAGAGCTTTGCAAAAACTCGTCGCATGTGGAATGTGCTATAGAGAGACCAAGGCGATTGAAAGAGGTGGGTATTATCATCTGTACACAGCAATCGACCGTAAGGAATTAAAAAGGAAACTGGAAGAGTGTGTCAATAGTTGGTACTCTCAGATACTAGACGCGATTTCAAAATTTGATTGAGAACGCTGGAATTCTCTGCGATTCCCTTACGCAATCTCCACCAAATCGGAGCTATGGCGAAGCTGTAATATAGGAATCCTGATTATTCTGAAATGAGAATATGAGTTCCTTTAGGAATTCTGACATTGTTTCGATAAGGGATCTGTCAAAAGAAGGCATTGAAGAGATTATGAACCTTGCAGAAAAATTAATTCCATATGCAAAAGGTGAGAAGAGAACAAGAGCTCTGGAAGGACGCATTCTTGCCAATTTGTTCTTTGAGCCTTCCACGCGAACGAGACTCTCATTTGAGAGCGCCATGGTAAGGTTGGGAGGAAGTGTACTCGATGTCTCATTTCCGATGATGACCTCTGTGGCGAAGGGAGAGACCCTTGCTGATACAATCCGCATGGTAGAGTCCTATGCGGATATCATTGTATTACGGCATCCGCATGAGGGTGCCGCGAGATTGGCAGCGCACTTTTCATCGAAACCTGTTATCAACGGCGGAGACGGAGCTGGGCAACATCCCACACAGACCATTCTTGACCTTTTCACGATCAGGAGAGAAAAGGGTAGAATCGAGGGCATGAATGTTGTACTTGTGGGCGATCTGAAATATGGAAGGACTGCTCATTCTCTTGCAGAGGCACTTGCACTTTTTGGCGCAAACCTCTACTTTGTAGCCCCTCACAATCTTCAGATGCCAAAGGAGACGCTCAAAGAAGTAGAGCGCCTTGGCCAGAGGCCAAAGGTCACGTCAAAACTAGAGGAGGTTATCCCTGTAGCAGATGTCCTCTACGTTACAAGAATTCAGCGCGAACGTTTTCCAGATCCTAGCGAGTATCTCAAAGTTGCTGGTTCTTACAGAATTGATAAATCGGTTTTAAGAGAAGCAAAAAAGGATCTTATCATCATGCATCCTTTGCCGCGCGTTGATGAGATAGCTCCTGAGGTCGACAACACTGCCCATGCAAGATATTTCCATCAAGCATTCAATGGCGTCCCCATAAGGATGGCAATTCTTATTCTGCTACTGGGAGGTAATTTAGATGAAGGACTTTAGGGTGACTCCAATAAGAAATGGAACTGTAATCGATCATATAGAATGTGGAATGGCGCTGAAGGTACTGAGGATCATCGGTGTTGACGGTGAGAAAATACATTCGACTGTGAGTGTGCTCATGCACGTGCCCTCAAAAAAGGCAGGCTGGAAAGACGTTGTGAAGGTTGAGGACAGAGAGCTCGATCCAAGTGAAGTAGACAAGATTGCACTTATTTCTCCGAGGGCCACGATCAACATAATAAGGGATTTCAATGTAGCAGAGAAATACAAGGTTAAACTCCCAGATGTTGTAAGGGGGATCGTGAGATGTGGTAATCCCAATTGTATAACAAATCTCTCTGAACCTGTTGAGCCAGAATTCGCTGTGGAATGTAAAGATCCACCGATACTCCGCTGCATTTACTGTGATAGAATTCTCGAGAACATTTCGGATCACATTATTTGAACTATCTCAACCAGACGAAATTTTCCTTAATACGTATCATGATCTTTTGCATATCATTAATTGCTTTCAGATCATCTACCTCACGATTAACAATAGCTACGAGGAGTAAAGCTGCATTGAGCTCTTTTATGAAGATCTTTGTATTCTCAAAAACTACTTTGAGATAATCGAGTTTTTCTTTAGAGTTGACCGATCTCGCTGATTCAGCTGAGGAATACATAACCGCGGCCATAGCAGAGAAGGTTTCTGAATAACTTGAAGCGCGGCTCTTACCCGCTATCATCAAGCCGGTTTTGGATATGAGGAAAACATTCTCAATATAAGGCGATTCTGCGATTTCCTCCCGCACAATATTATCAAATACCTCTTCCAATGATCCACCAGTAGTCAAGGAAACCACCTGGACGAACTTTTGATCGTTCAATCATAGATTCCAGACTTCAAACAATATAAGAATGGCGGATTATTCATTTAATTATTTGTGATTACGATTCAAGCTCGGATGAAACACTACTTCGCTGTCAAATGGGATAGCGAGATATGTGTGTTCATTGATTCTCGCTGCAAATTTGGAAGTTATCGATTATTATATTATACTCGGTACTCGATGCAGCATCTGGAAGTAGAGAATTTTCCGTTTGAACTTTCGATATTGATTTAAAGTCAACATATAGCTATTCGTAATCTCAGTCCTGGATAGATTTTTCATAAACATGATCAATGGGATAAGTATCCAATTAATCAGATATTGTTTATTCGACAGTCTTTCTCGACTGCATCTTGTTCTGATCTCCTGCTTTCCGTACTTAGTCTTTTCATGTTCCATCGCAACTAACAAATATAAAAGGTAAAGTATGAAGGAAACCTAAAAGTGAGCGGTGAAAATGTGAAAATAATCATCGTAACAGGAATGCCAGGTGCGGGTAAAGAAGAATTCGTAAAAGTCTCAAGAGAGCTTGGGTATGATGTGGTGAGAATGGGGGATGTGGTTAGGATTGAGGCTGTAAAGAAACAAATACCTCTCGATGATCAGGGCATTGGAGGGTTTGCCCATTCAGAAAGAGTGAGGTTGGGTTATGATATATGGGCAAAGCGCACAATTCCGCTGATAAAGAGCAAGAGGACCGTTATAGATGGATGCCGCGGCGAAAAGGAGCTGATGGTATTCAAAAATGCATTCGATGATGACGCTGTAGTGGTAGCTATACATTCTTCGGCAAAAACACGGTACGAGCGTTTGAGAAGACGGAACCGTTCAGATGCGCCAACAAACTTTGAAGAGTTCAAAGAGAGAGATTCAAGAGAATTGGGGTGGGGACTCGGGAACCTCATTGCTCTTGCCGATTACATGATCGTTAACGAGGGTTCCTTAGAAGAGTTTAAAGAGCAGGTTCGAAAGCTGTTAAAAGAGATCAATGGATATGAAAATCAAGGCTGTTAAATTATGCGCAGGCAACGCTTATTCGATAATACCCCAAGAGAAGTGCAGACTAGATCTCGGCAAAGTAGCCCATATTCTAGAAGAACATGGGATTGAAACCGAGAATCAAGGTGTTATGCTTATCGCACACATTTTGAAAACTGAGGTCACAATTTACACGAATGGTCGTTTGCTAGTTCATCCTTCATTTGACAAACACATGGCCGAGAGCATCGCGAATATGGTTTTCTCATTGATTGATGGTAAAATTAGAGAAGAGAATGATTGATCAAGAGCGACTACGAGTAAAATATATTATGGTAAATAATATATTACATTATGATATATTGTGCAGATTAGAACTCATCAATTCATTGTTAGTATCTGTTGGCGCACCCTGATATATGGTTTTCATGTTTGCATAATTATTCAACAAGGATAACCCCCAATTAACGTAGGATTGTTTCAATGTCTTATACATATTGTGTGGCCTATCGATGGCGTAATTCCATTAGATCAATTCTTTCAATTGAGGCAGTTAAAAACCATTGTCTAGTTTGATTTTATTAAGAAGCTTCTTGCATCCATATTGACTCGAAATACCTCATTTCAATGGCTTTGATCAACAAAAAACCTCATGCTATTTTTCCTTCTAGAGTTATTGCTTAAGATTCACAGATGTCTTGAATTATTCAAACACATAATTGTAACCTTATTTGCGATCTCACAAAATCTTCCTCCATATGAAAAGAAATATATAGGAACCAATATAACTTTATCACAACACCAGGGGGTCAAATGGGCATTTTCCGGTGGACTGTAATCATAGTTATATTAATGATTGCAGCCCCGCTGGTCACATCAACCATTTTTTTAGGACATATAGGGATTCCTACGGGAAATAAGCAATTATGCGATAATATAGATGAGCCAGCTGAAGCAATAATATTCGAAAAATCCGCGATTACCTTGAGATCGAAGAGCGACCCTGCCTTCGTTGAGTGTGGTGATTTTAACAATGATAGTTACATGGACTTGGTGGTAGTAAGCAGAGATTATCGAGTTCTCGAAATTTTCTACCAGTTGCCAAATAGACAATTTTCAATGAGTCCAAACGTTACGATTCAACTCGATTTCATTCCAACTGGAATGGACGTTGGAGATCTCGACGGAGATTTGAAGGATGATATATTGTTGACTTCTGCAACAACAAAAAAGGCATACATATTATATCAAAAGACAAATTTTTACCCAGCAATTTTAAAAGACGCGCGACCTGATCCATACCACGTGGTGATTGCTGATTTCGACCGGAACAATAAAAATGATTTCATTTATGTAAGCTTTAATCAAACTCTGATCCCTAATTCCACTTTTGTTCCCCATTTAAGAAGTGGTGAGGATTTCATAATGGAGAACTATGTTAGGCTCGATATTTATGGAGCTTACAAACCAACTCTCGTGGATTGCGCAGACTTGAATAATGACGGATATCAAGAAATTGCAGTAGCAGACACGTCGTCTAGCATACTGGTTTTGTTCAATGGAAATGAGAGTGTCGGTGTACCAAAATGGGATCATATGCAAACAATAGGAACAGAATCGATAAACAAACCAGTCAAAATTCAGTTCGTACAATTAGATGCTGATGCTCCAAAGGAATTGGCGGTACTTTCTCAAGGATCTGGAAAAATTACGATCTTTGATTATGACACTAAAACTCAAAAATTTGTCGAATACGTGATAAAGGATTCTCTTCAAGACCCGACATCTTTCGCTATGGCCGATCTCAACGGTGATGGAGTTCCAGACTTAGTCATTTCCACAATCAGCGGACGAGTGGAGGTTTATGTCACGAGGATCGGGCCTTCATTTGGACTGATGCCAGATCGATCTTTTCCAGTTAATAACCAACCGTTGAGATTGGTCGCGCAAGACATTGATGCGGACGGTCTAGCAGACTTAGTCGTCTCAGCAAATGCTTCAGCGTTGAATGGATCGGTGACAATTTACTTTGGCAAGCAAGAAAAAATTTTGAGCAATGCCGATGATCATCTATTCTTTGATCAAGAAATTTTGCCAACCAAAATGGTTTTTGGAGATTTTGATGGCGATGGCGAGGTTGAAGTAGGCACACTTTCTTCAGACAATCGAATCTTGTTTAGAAAGATTGGTAGTGGGATAATCGGATCAATAGATGTGGGACCAACGCCAGCATATTTTGGATCAGCAGATTTTAACGGAGATCACTGTGATGATTTGGTAATTTCTGATCAAGAAGCGAATATTATAACTGTTTTCTTTGGAGGGGAGAATTTCTTTGAAAATCAGATTGCGTCTGTAACTTTGCAATCCAACCTTAGTCGGCCAAGAGGATTGTCAATAGATTATATTTCAAACGACATGACCCTTGACATCGTCGTTGCATGTGAAGGTGGATTTCAGATCTTCTATAATTCTGGTACCTATCCATATTTCAACATAACCAACTCAATTACAATTGAAATTCAAAATGCCGATTTTGAATTTGTTGCGACGGGGCACTTTAATCCAGGATCTACCTTGATAGATGTGGCATTTTACAATATGAGTGGCAAGAGCATTGAGATATTCTATCAGGATATTGGATTGACACCATTCTCTGGTAAAGATCGTAATGTTCTCGCACCGGGTTCTTCCAATGCTGTTTCACTTGGTACAGGCAATATTAATGGAGACGCGTTGATTGATATTTTTGTTGCACTATCTGATTCTAATTTGATAGTGTATGTCCAGAAGGCTGGAATACCTAAAGGATTCTCCGATGGGCCGGGATCAAAGTATACGAAACTCATCGAAAATGGAATATTGGCGGCAACGAACGGCGATCTCAATGATGATGGAAAAGATGAAATTGCAACTATTTCAAGCAGAATCGGAACTATAGAATTATTCACTTTTGACGCAAGTTATAAAATTACGAGAATTTGGTCATTTTCAGTGGGTTCAGGTCTCGGTGATGTAATAGCAGCGGATCTCAATCAAGATCAAAGAAAAGATCTTATCGTATCCAACCCAGTATCTGCTGCAATTTCAATCTATTATCAAAAGAATCTGCCGCCAAGAGCGGTGGCAAATTGCATTACACCACTACCTTTGGTAGAGGGGAAAGAGGTTCAGTTTGAGGGTATTGGAACTTCTGATTCGTTCTCAGACGTTGCATCACTCAATTACACATGGTTTTTTGGAGATGGCCATCATTCATATGGAGTATTCTCAAGTCACATTTACGTGAAAAATGGGTCTTATATAGTTACATTGAGGGTAACTGATAGAGGGGGTCTTACGGATTATCACAATTTAACAATAGAAATAGATGATGCAGAACCAACCGCTCACTTTACAGTTTCCCCTATAATAATCTATGAAGGGCAGGACGTTTTATTCAACGACTCCTCAATTTCATACCCTGATGCGATCGTTTCTAGAGTGTGGGAATTTGGTGATGGAACGATTTTGAAGAACAACGAAACTTCAGTATCGCATGTTTTTATTAAAGATGGATTGTACAAAATCAATCTTACAGTCACTGATATCGATGGTTCAAAGAGCACATACTCCCAAGAGATCGTCGTACATGACCTCGCTCCCTCGGCAATGTTTATGGTAAGTTCTTTGAAACCTCTGGAAAAAACTTCTGTCACCTTCACGGATCTTTCAACCTCATATCCTGATGCGATTGTCCAATGGTTCTGGGAGTTTGGAGATGGTACAACAAGCAATGATAAGAATCCAGTACACGTGTTTGTTCAAAATGGAACTTTTACCGTCAAACTGACTGTTCAAGATTCTGATGGAAGCCAATCTTCATTTTCAATCGATATCGAAGTTCAGGATTCTATGCCAATAGTATCATTCTCCTTTGAACCTATTACGCCACTAGAAGGAGATGTCATTAGTTTCACCGACTACTCCACCGCCCACGATGGGGTCATTGCGTGGCTTTGGGATTTTGGCGATGGTACCTTTTCCTCCGAAAGAAACCCTCAACACTATTATGCCAATAACGGCACTTTTTCAGTGAGGTTGACAGTTACAGACGGTGATGGATCACTCAATTCGTCAGTAAAGCAAATAATTGTGTTAGACACCAAACCCACAATTATTGCATTGCGCGCAGATGTGTCAGGGGGCAAGACGATTGAAGATAGTCAGGTAGCATTCGAAGTAATTGTTGTACCAGGATGGGAAGGGGCAAAGAATCTTAGATATCATTGGAACTATGACTTTACAGGCGATTTTAAGGCGGATGAGATCACAGTAGCCAACGTGACATCTCATGCCTTTTCCAAGAAAGGAACCTATGTCATTGCGGCAAGAGTCTGGGATTCAGATTCATTTTCTGAAGAAAGTATCACAATTATTGTTGAAAACATGAAACCTGTCGCCAGATTTTCCTATCGATTGGTGCAGAGCGGAGAGCTTTGTTTCGATGCAAGCCTATGCGAAGATACACCAAGCGATATGCCATTACTGATGTACAGATGGAACTTCGATGACGGAAGCAATTGGACAGAGTGGAGCGCCACGCCTATTGTGTATCACAACTTTGCTGAAGATGGTAATTTTAGTGTCACACTGCAGGTCAAAGATGATGATGGCGCGATAGATAGTATCACCCAGTTGGTCATTATTGATAGGACGATGCCGACAATTGGAA comes from the Methanomassiliicoccales archaeon genome and includes:
- a CDS encoding helix-turn-helix domain-containing protein codes for the protein MIPEKILTKASSCQDVIKCAFNLNDFELLVYKKLSEQGASNANSLAAALGKERSTVYRALQKLVACGMCYRETKAIERGGYYHLYTAIDRKELKRKLEECVNSWYSQILDAISKFD
- a CDS encoding PKD domain-containing protein, with the translated sequence MGIFRWTVIIVILMIAAPLVTSTIFLGHIGIPTGNKQLCDNIDEPAEAIIFEKSAITLRSKSDPAFVECGDFNNDSYMDLVVVSRDYRVLEIFYQLPNRQFSMSPNVTIQLDFIPTGMDVGDLDGDLKDDILLTSATTKKAYILYQKTNFYPAILKDARPDPYHVVIADFDRNNKNDFIYVSFNQTLIPNSTFVPHLRSGEDFIMENYVRLDIYGAYKPTLVDCADLNNDGYQEIAVADTSSSILVLFNGNESVGVPKWDHMQTIGTESINKPVKIQFVQLDADAPKELAVLSQGSGKITIFDYDTKTQKFVEYVIKDSLQDPTSFAMADLNGDGVPDLVISTISGRVEVYVTRIGPSFGLMPDRSFPVNNQPLRLVAQDIDADGLADLVVSANASALNGSVTIYFGKQEKILSNADDHLFFDQEILPTKMVFGDFDGDGEVEVGTLSSDNRILFRKIGSGIIGSIDVGPTPAYFGSADFNGDHCDDLVISDQEANIITVFFGGENFFENQIASVTLQSNLSRPRGLSIDYISNDMTLDIVVACEGGFQIFYNSGTYPYFNITNSITIEIQNADFEFVATGHFNPGSTLIDVAFYNMSGKSIEIFYQDIGLTPFSGKDRNVLAPGSSNAVSLGTGNINGDALIDIFVALSDSNLIVYVQKAGIPKGFSDGPGSKYTKLIENGILAATNGDLNDDGKDEIATISSRIGTIELFTFDASYKITRIWSFSVGSGLGDVIAADLNQDQRKDLIVSNPVSAAISIYYQKNLPPRAVANCITPLPLVEGKEVQFEGIGTSDSFSDVASLNYTWFFGDGHHSYGVFSSHIYVKNGSYIVTLRVTDRGGLTDYHNLTIEIDDAEPTAHFTVSPIIIYEGQDVLFNDSSISYPDAIVSRVWEFGDGTILKNNETSVSHVFIKDGLYKINLTVTDIDGSKSTYSQEIVVHDLAPSAMFMVSSLKPLEKTSVTFTDLSTSYPDAIVQWFWEFGDGTTSNDKNPVHVFVQNGTFTVKLTVQDSDGSQSSFSIDIEVQDSMPIVSFSFEPITPLEGDVISFTDYSTAHDGVIAWLWDFGDGTFSSERNPQHYYANNGTFSVRLTVTDGDGSLNSSVKQIIVLDTKPTIIALRADVSGGKTIEDSQVAFEVIVVPGWEGAKNLRYHWNYDFTGDFKADEITVANVTSHAFSKKGTYVIAARVWDSDSFSEESITIIVENMKPVARFSYRLVQSGELCFDASLCEDTPSDMPLLMYRWNFDDGSNWTEWSATPIVYHNFAEDGNFSVTLQVKDDDGAIDSITQLVIIDRTMPTIGNINVRSAIIGKPIVILATISDNVGVANATLVYKINNITYSVAMLKKSDTENVWEGQIRSQNSSVTIVFWIEATDTSGNRFSTDELELEVLENRFQSELWIAALSVSGFVIGGIYVYMRRFSTLVEEIFIIYEDGCLIAHDTRRLKPGMDDDVLSSMLVAIQDFVKTSFKDEKETALKRLDFGEKKIIVEKGKNIYLAAVLHGKYNPRIIQRMLGVLEEIEKDYGKVLERWDGDLEKVRGIKEKARPIFEKEFRVPINKLRILKKIKKLENVDLIDCPICGKEIPVGLERCPGCGSELKPAEISDLEKVVRDILESNHTNHMEVENSDKGAENQNH
- a CDS encoding AAA family ATPase — encoded protein: MSGENVKIIIVTGMPGAGKEEFVKVSRELGYDVVRMGDVVRIEAVKKQIPLDDQGIGGFAHSERVRLGYDIWAKRTIPLIKSKRTVIDGCRGEKELMVFKNAFDDDAVVVAIHSSAKTRYERLRRRNRSDAPTNFEEFKERDSRELGWGLGNLIALADYMIVNEGSLEEFKEQVRKLLKEINGYENQGC
- the pyrI gene encoding aspartate carbamoyltransferase regulatory subunit, producing MKDFRVTPIRNGTVIDHIECGMALKVLRIIGVDGEKIHSTVSVLMHVPSKKAGWKDVVKVEDRELDPSEVDKIALISPRATINIIRDFNVAEKYKVKLPDVVRGIVRCGNPNCITNLSEPVEPEFAVECKDPPILRCIYCDRILENISDHII
- a CDS encoding roadblock/LC7 domain-containing protein, producing the protein MVSLTTGGSLEEVFDNIVREEIAESPYIENVFLISKTGLMIAGKSRASSYSETFSAMAAVMYSSAESARSVNSKEKLDYLKVVFENTKIFIKELNAALLLVAIVNREVDDLKAINDMQKIMIRIKENFVWLR
- a CDS encoding sulfurtransferase TusA family protein yields the protein MKTEVLDCRGLMCPMPIVKLAKKIKEVESGTIIELVADDVGSKEDVPAWCKRTGNELIDMKEENGVYKYLIKKK
- the pyrB gene encoding aspartate carbamoyltransferase, coding for MSSFRNSDIVSIRDLSKEGIEEIMNLAEKLIPYAKGEKRTRALEGRILANLFFEPSTRTRLSFESAMVRLGGSVLDVSFPMMTSVAKGETLADTIRMVESYADIIVLRHPHEGAARLAAHFSSKPVINGGDGAGQHPTQTILDLFTIRREKGRIEGMNVVLVGDLKYGRTAHSLAEALALFGANLYFVAPHNLQMPKETLKEVERLGQRPKVTSKLEEVIPVADVLYVTRIQRERFPDPSEYLKVAGSYRIDKSVLREAKKDLIIMHPLPRVDEIAPEVDNTAHARYFHQAFNGVPIRMAILILLLGGNLDEGL